One genomic window of Maribacter aquivivus includes the following:
- a CDS encoding prolyl oligopeptidase family serine peptidase, with translation MKKIIPALLVLALISSCKNEPKPEPIIVKYPVTAKVDTVDTYFGTEVKDPYRWLEDDRSPETEAWVKEQNKTTFGYLEHIPFRTDLKNRLEKLWNYEKLGSPFKKGDYTYFYKNDGLQNQYVVYRTKGDAAAEVFLDPNTFSEDGTTSLAGLSFTKDGSLAAYLISEGGSDWRKAIILNAETKEVVEDTLIDIKFSGLSWKGKEGFYYSSYDKPKGSELSAKTDQHKVYYHKLGTSQKDDKLIFGGTPSEKHRYIGAYVTEDNKYLLISASVSTSGNKLFIKDLEDPNGLLIPLVEDTDSDNYVIDNVGSKLYIETNRNAPNKKIVTVDAKNPEAKNWVDFIPETENVLSADFGGGYFFADYMVDAVSKIFQYDYNGKLIREVNLPGLGTASGFGGEKEDKEFYFSFTNYNTPGSTYKYDVELGTYELYWKPEIDFNPADYTSEQVFYASKDGTKIPMIITYKKGTELNGKNPTILYAYGGFNVSLTPSFSIGNAVWMEQGGIYAVPNLRGGGEYGKKWHDAGIKTKKQNVFDDFIAAAEYLVENKYTSKEYLAIRGGSNGGLLVGATMTQRPDLMQVALPAVGVMDMLRYHTFTAGAGWAYDYGTAEDNDEMFQYLKGYSPVQNVKTGTAYPATLVTTGDHDDRVVPAHSFKFAAELQEKQEGTNPTLIRIETNAGHGAGTPVSKTIEQYADIFGFTLYNMGYTELPNKSVLKDFKE, from the coding sequence ATGAAAAAAATAATACCTGCGCTACTTGTCCTTGCGCTCATTTCTTCCTGTAAAAACGAACCAAAACCTGAACCCATTATTGTGAAATATCCTGTTACCGCAAAAGTTGATACTGTAGATACTTATTTTGGCACTGAAGTTAAAGACCCTTATCGTTGGTTAGAAGATGATAGAAGCCCCGAAACCGAAGCCTGGGTAAAAGAACAGAACAAAACTACATTCGGTTATTTAGAACATATTCCATTTAGAACCGACTTAAAAAATCGATTAGAAAAATTGTGGAATTATGAAAAACTTGGCTCCCCATTCAAAAAGGGAGATTATACCTATTTCTATAAAAACGATGGGTTACAGAACCAATATGTTGTCTATAGAACTAAAGGTGATGCCGCCGCTGAGGTATTTTTAGACCCAAACACATTTTCTGAAGATGGCACAACTTCTCTAGCAGGTTTAAGCTTTACCAAAGATGGCTCACTAGCAGCCTACCTTATTTCTGAAGGTGGTAGTGATTGGCGAAAGGCTATAATACTGAATGCGGAAACCAAAGAGGTCGTAGAGGATACCTTGATCGATATTAAATTCAGCGGGCTCTCTTGGAAAGGTAAAGAAGGTTTTTACTATTCTAGTTATGACAAACCAAAAGGTAGTGAGCTATCGGCTAAAACCGATCAGCACAAAGTCTACTATCATAAATTGGGTACTTCTCAAAAAGATGATAAACTCATATTTGGTGGTACACCATCTGAAAAGCATAGGTATATTGGTGCTTATGTTACTGAAGATAATAAGTACTTATTAATTAGTGCCTCTGTTTCCACTTCTGGTAATAAACTATTTATAAAAGATTTAGAAGACCCTAACGGTTTACTTATTCCTTTGGTCGAAGATACTGACTCTGACAACTATGTAATTGACAATGTCGGCTCTAAACTTTACATAGAAACGAACAGAAATGCACCGAACAAGAAAATAGTTACAGTCGATGCCAAAAACCCTGAAGCTAAAAATTGGGTTGATTTTATCCCTGAAACGGAAAATGTTCTAAGTGCTGATTTTGGTGGTGGATACTTCTTTGCAGATTATATGGTAGATGCTGTCTCTAAGATTTTTCAGTACGATTATAATGGCAAACTTATACGTGAAGTTAACTTACCTGGTTTAGGTACTGCTAGTGGTTTTGGTGGCGAAAAAGAAGATAAAGAATTTTACTTCTCTTTTACAAATTACAACACACCGGGTTCTACATATAAATACGATGTTGAATTGGGCACTTATGAATTATATTGGAAACCAGAGATAGATTTTAATCCGGCAGACTATACTTCTGAACAAGTATTTTATGCGTCAAAAGATGGTACCAAAATACCTATGATCATCACGTATAAAAAGGGAACGGAATTAAACGGTAAAAACCCAACTATTCTTTACGCCTATGGCGGATTCAATGTAAGTTTAACCCCGTCTTTCAGCATCGGTAATGCCGTTTGGATGGAACAAGGCGGAATATATGCTGTTCCCAATCTGCGTGGTGGTGGTGAATATGGAAAAAAATGGCATGATGCGGGTATAAAAACTAAAAAGCAAAATGTATTCGATGACTTTATTGCTGCTGCAGAATACTTAGTAGAAAATAAATATACTTCAAAAGAATATTTAGCTATTCGCGGAGGTTCTAATGGCGGATTGCTAGTTGGCGCCACAATGACCCAAAGACCAGATTTAATGCAAGTAGCATTGCCTGCAGTTGGGGTTATGGATATGTTGCGCTATCATACATTTACGGCTGGCGCAGGATGGGCTTATGATTACGGTACTGCAGAGGACAATGACGAAATGTTTCAGTATTTAAAAGGATATTCTCCTGTACAGAATGTAAAAACAGGTACAGCTTACCCAGCTACTTTGGTTACAACAGGTGACCATGACGACAGAGTAGTACCCGCCCATAGTTTTAAATTTGCGGCAGAGCTTCAAGAAAAACAAGAAGGTACAAACCCAACTTTAATACGAATTGAAACAAATGCCGGTCATGGCGCAGGTACGCCTGTAAGCAAAACCATAGAGCAATATGCAGATATTTTTGGCTTTACACTTTACAATATGGGCTACACCGAGCTACCTAATAAAAGTGTTTTGAAAGATTTTAAGGAGTAA
- a CDS encoding ABC transporter ATP-binding protein: MLRVENLSFSYDKLPVLESINLRIQRGEHVAIIGESGCGKSTLLKLMYGLMDLEQGEIFWEDEQILGPAYNLVPGAPYMKYLSQDFDLMPFITVSENISQYLSVFYPEELKERTEELLEMIEMTEFADKKVKTLSGGQQQRVALARVLAQKPQVLLLDEPFSHIDNFLKNSLRRNMFNYLKENLITTIVATHDVNDVLPFADRAVVLRDKGIIARARPMELYKNPKNLYVASLFGEASMISIDVLKTYANTKRKIIVYAHEFRVSPSSGFHVIVEKAYPMGAYYLTESKSDDDETIFFNADKLYPKGKELFLNVAIETINQRIQEAAAN; encoded by the coding sequence ATGTTACGAGTAGAAAATCTATCATTTTCATATGATAAACTTCCAGTATTAGAATCCATTAATTTACGAATTCAACGTGGAGAACATGTGGCTATAATTGGTGAAAGCGGGTGTGGTAAAAGTACTTTGCTGAAACTAATGTATGGTTTGATGGATTTAGAGCAGGGTGAAATTTTCTGGGAAGACGAACAAATTTTAGGTCCAGCATACAACTTAGTTCCTGGTGCTCCCTATATGAAATACCTGTCTCAAGATTTTGATTTGATGCCATTCATTACCGTATCTGAAAACATTAGCCAGTATCTTTCTGTCTTTTATCCTGAAGAACTTAAAGAAAGAACTGAAGAGCTATTAGAGATGATAGAGATGACTGAGTTTGCCGATAAGAAAGTAAAAACATTAAGCGGTGGTCAGCAACAACGTGTTGCTTTAGCAAGAGTATTGGCACAAAAACCACAAGTGCTACTTTTAGATGAGCCTTTTAGTCATATTGACAACTTTCTAAAAAACAGCTTGCGCAGAAATATGTTCAATTACTTAAAAGAGAATCTAATTACAACTATTGTCGCAACTCACGATGTAAACGATGTTTTACCTTTTGCCGATCGCGCCGTTGTTTTACGCGATAAAGGCATTATAGCCAGAGCAAGGCCTATGGAGCTTTATAAAAATCCTAAAAATTTGTATGTCGCCTCTCTTTTCGGTGAGGCAAGTATGATTTCTATAGATGTGCTTAAAACCTATGCGAATACAAAAAGGAAGATAATAGTCTATGCTCACGAGTTTCGAGTTTCACCTTCATCAGGATTTCATGTTATTGTAGAAAAAGCATACCCTATGGGTGCTTATTACTTAACCGAAAGTAAAAGCGATGATGATGAAACCATCTTTTTCAATGCCGATAAATTATACCCGAAGGGGAAAGAATTGTTTTTGAATGTGGCTATTGAAACTATCAATCAGCGTATACAAGAAGCTGCTGCAAATTAA
- the arfB gene encoding alternative ribosome rescue aminoacyl-tRNA hydrolase ArfB: MNQEQILTELQFKAIRSSGPGGQHANKVSSKVELSFHIQSSAGLTERQKKRAFLKLENKLSKEGLLILQCDESRSQHKNKELVIKRFLKLLEKSLVVPKARKKSRPTRSSIEKRLKGKKIASLKKLNRGKPDY; the protein is encoded by the coding sequence GTGAACCAAGAACAAATTCTTACCGAGTTACAGTTTAAAGCCATTAGAAGTAGTGGTCCTGGTGGTCAGCATGCAAATAAAGTTTCTTCTAAAGTAGAGTTGTCTTTCCATATCCAATCTTCAGCCGGACTAACAGAACGCCAGAAAAAGAGGGCGTTTCTAAAATTAGAAAACAAACTGAGTAAAGAGGGGCTTCTAATATTACAGTGCGATGAATCTCGTAGCCAGCACAAAAACAAAGAATTGGTTATTAAACGATTCTTGAAACTTCTAGAAAAATCTTTAGTAGTACCCAAAGCTCGAAAGAAAAGTAGACCCACCAGATCATCTATTGAAAAGAGATTGAAAGGCAAGAAAATTGCTTCACTCAAAAAGTTGAATCGCGGTAAGCCAGACTACTAA
- a CDS encoding GntP family permease, which produces MEIFYLLIAVIAIIIMTTKLKIHAFLALFIISILYGIFAGMPYADIILSINEGFGGTLGKIGLIIVLGVIIGAFLEHTGGAFAIAEKVLGLIGRKRVPTAMGIIGYIVSIPVFADSGFMLLHPLNKSLSKKAKISIAGPAIALGLGLMASHTMVPPTPGPIAAAGILGADLGLVIAFGFPTSIVALIVGIIFAKKYASKTMIEPDVEDALEAEQEIKDSPSALKASIPILVPIFLIVLKSVLNSMDIGQENGLLDFINFVGEPVISLLIGVFLCLLLPKKLNYDMLSSSGWVGKAIKDAASILLITGAGGIFGKILQNSGIADILGQTLTDYNMGIFLPFVLAAALKTAQGSSTVALVTTASIIMPMMSSLGFDTEIQKALVVVVIGAGSAVISHANDSFFWVVTQMSGMNVKTGYRLFGLGTGVLGLTGAITVFVFYSIFA; this is translated from the coding sequence ATGGAAATATTCTATTTACTCATCGCAGTCATTGCCATAATTATAATGACGACAAAGCTTAAGATCCATGCTTTTTTGGCATTGTTCATCATTTCAATTTTATACGGAATATTTGCTGGTATGCCCTATGCAGATATCATTTTATCTATCAATGAAGGTTTTGGCGGTACACTTGGTAAGATAGGGTTGATTATAGTACTTGGTGTAATCATTGGTGCGTTTCTTGAGCATACGGGTGGTGCATTTGCCATTGCAGAAAAAGTATTGGGTTTAATAGGTAGAAAACGAGTGCCCACGGCAATGGGTATTATCGGTTATATTGTATCAATACCTGTATTTGCAGATAGTGGATTTATGTTGCTGCACCCTTTAAATAAAAGTCTTTCCAAGAAAGCCAAAATTTCTATTGCTGGTCCTGCAATAGCATTAGGTTTGGGCTTAATGGCATCGCATACGATGGTGCCACCAACTCCCGGTCCAATAGCAGCAGCAGGAATTCTTGGAGCAGATTTAGGTTTAGTAATCGCTTTCGGATTTCCAACAAGTATAGTGGCTTTGATTGTAGGAATTATATTCGCTAAAAAGTATGCTTCTAAAACTATGATAGAACCTGATGTTGAAGATGCACTAGAAGCAGAACAAGAAATTAAAGATTCGCCTAGTGCCTTAAAAGCGTCTATACCTATTCTAGTTCCTATTTTTCTAATTGTCTTGAAGTCTGTTTTAAACTCCATGGATATCGGACAAGAAAACGGACTATTAGATTTTATCAATTTTGTGGGTGAACCGGTCATATCACTATTGATAGGGGTTTTCTTATGTCTACTCTTGCCTAAAAAATTAAATTATGATATGCTCTCTTCTTCGGGTTGGGTTGGTAAAGCAATTAAAGATGCAGCTTCTATATTATTGATAACGGGAGCTGGCGGAATTTTTGGTAAAATATTACAAAACTCAGGTATTGCCGATATTTTAGGGCAAACACTGACTGATTATAATATGGGTATTTTCTTGCCATTTGTTTTAGCTGCAGCGTTGAAAACAGCACAAGGTTCTTCAACCGTGGCATTGGTAACGACAGCATCTATAATCATGCCTATGATGTCGTCACTTGGTTTTGATACCGAAATACAGAAAGCTCTGGTAGTTGTTGTTATAGGGGCTGGTTCTGCAGTAATCTCTCATGCCAATGATAGTTTCTTTTGGGTGGTAACACAAATGAGCGGCATGAATGTAAAAACAGGGTATCGTCTTTTCGGCTTAGGTACAGGTGTTCTTGGTCTTACAGGTGCAATAACCGTGTTTGTATTCTATTCTATTTTCGCATAA
- a CDS encoding 3-oxoacyl-ACP synthase — protein MKETESLDILKKEAYDFCVLFVNDRLTRIQNQIKELETALTSETKSSAGDKHETGRAMIQLEREKLGQQLAELEKTQQLLSKVPKDRNAPTVGLGSLVVTDSFVYYIAISAGEFNSKPKSVYCISAATPIGKLVFGKAVGDVFSFNGKELVIVGIQ, from the coding sequence TTGAAGGAAACTGAATCACTTGATATTTTAAAAAAAGAGGCTTACGATTTTTGTGTACTTTTTGTGAACGATAGGTTGACAAGAATACAGAATCAAATTAAAGAGCTTGAAACTGCGCTCACGTCAGAAACAAAAAGTAGTGCTGGAGATAAACACGAAACCGGTCGTGCTATGATTCAGTTAGAGCGTGAAAAACTGGGTCAACAACTTGCAGAACTAGAAAAAACCCAACAACTACTTTCAAAAGTGCCAAAAGACAGAAATGCCCCAACGGTAGGTTTAGGTAGTTTGGTCGTTACAGATTCATTTGTGTATTATATTGCTATATCAGCAGGGGAGTTTAATAGTAAACCTAAATCAGTATACTGTATATCTGCCGCAACACCTATTGGTAAGCTTGTTTTTGGTAAAGCGGTTGGCGATGTTTTTAGTTTTAATGGTAAGGAGCTGGTTATAGTTGGCATTCAATAA
- a CDS encoding cytochrome c-type biogenesis protein has protein sequence MRTLLRRIATAVLTVVIASICLTSCGVSKTDYQREYAKVWKEHIKSEAWKKSLIADNSYDNDDLYASTDNDVVLAEDEIIDAGFNKTYESLVSKAYFKIITEAEKADTKITADYKLLHDEEASVKVDKKRVQSITKRYEAHKAMLSGLKSWNIFSDDRSGDLDYFKAENKIEIQKMISAGESDNQIVNYLIYKLADLYHIEGN, from the coding sequence ATGAGAACACTTTTAAGAAGAATTGCTACAGCTGTGCTAACAGTTGTAATAGCTAGTATTTGCCTTACCAGTTGTGGTGTATCTAAAACGGACTACCAACGAGAATATGCAAAAGTCTGGAAAGAGCATATTAAAAGTGAAGCATGGAAAAAATCTTTAATAGCTGATAATTCATATGACAACGACGATTTATACGCAAGTACAGATAACGATGTTGTTCTAGCTGAAGATGAGATTATAGATGCTGGTTTCAATAAAACATATGAATCATTAGTGTCTAAGGCATATTTCAAAATCATTACCGAAGCAGAAAAAGCTGATACCAAAATCACTGCAGACTATAAATTATTGCATGATGAAGAAGCTAGCGTAAAGGTTGACAAAAAGAGAGTACAGTCTATTACAAAACGTTATGAAGCACATAAGGCAATGCTAAGCGGACTTAAATCTTGGAACATATTTAGTGATGACCGTTCTGGTGATTTAGATTATTTTAAAGCTGAAAATAAAATAGAGATTCAAAAGATGATAAGTGCTGGTGAAAGTGATAATCAAATTGTAAATTACTTGATCTATAAACTAGCAGATCTGTACCATATTGAAGGAAACTGA
- a CDS encoding NAD(P)/FAD-dependent oxidoreductase yields MNLSYWERTSWFSNIDYTIIGSGIVGLNCALELRRKYPKARILILEKGKLPQGASTKNAGFACFGSISEILSDLKTHSEQEVIDLVQERYDGIHSLRNLLGDATIGYQNYGGHELFLNKDLELYELCLKELKLVNELLHPVFKEVAFKTTPDTFNFKGINNNYISQVFEGQVDTGKMMTSLVQLAQQKNITIVNSTKVHSFEDAGAEVIVKTDDLEFITKKLLIATNGFAAQLLSENVKPARAQVLITKPIKNLHVKGTFHLEEGYYYFRNIDNRILLGGGRNLDFKTEETTEFATTTLVKNKLKQLLNTVILPNTAFEIDYSWSGIMGVGHQKKPIVKQVSSNVACGVRLGGMGIAIGSTIGKKLANLMN; encoded by the coding sequence ATGAATTTAAGCTACTGGGAACGTACGTCGTGGTTTTCGAATATCGATTATACAATTATTGGTAGTGGTATTGTAGGCTTAAATTGTGCTTTAGAATTAAGGCGAAAATATCCGAAGGCACGTATTCTTATTTTAGAAAAAGGGAAACTTCCCCAAGGTGCGAGTACCAAAAATGCAGGATTTGCCTGTTTTGGGAGTATTTCTGAAATTTTATCCGACTTAAAAACACACTCAGAACAAGAGGTAATTGATTTGGTACAAGAAAGATATGATGGAATACATTCTTTGCGCAACCTTTTAGGTGATGCAACAATAGGGTATCAAAATTATGGCGGACACGAATTGTTTTTAAACAAGGATTTAGAATTATATGAGCTTTGTCTGAAGGAATTAAAGTTGGTAAACGAGTTACTACATCCGGTTTTTAAAGAGGTTGCCTTTAAAACCACTCCAGATACCTTCAATTTCAAAGGAATTAATAATAACTATATATCTCAGGTTTTTGAAGGGCAAGTTGATACCGGTAAGATGATGACATCTTTAGTGCAATTAGCGCAGCAAAAAAACATCACAATTGTAAATTCAACCAAAGTACATTCTTTTGAAGATGCAGGAGCGGAAGTAATTGTTAAAACAGATGACCTAGAATTTATAACCAAGAAATTACTGATAGCCACCAATGGTTTTGCTGCTCAATTATTATCTGAGAATGTGAAGCCGGCACGTGCGCAGGTGTTAATCACAAAACCTATTAAAAACTTACATGTTAAAGGCACTTTTCATTTAGAAGAAGGCTATTACTATTTCAGAAATATTGATAATCGTATTTTGTTGGGCGGTGGGCGTAATTTGGACTTTAAAACCGAAGAAACTACTGAATTTGCTACTACTACCTTGGTGAAAAACAAACTAAAGCAACTATTAAATACAGTCATTTTACCCAATACCGCTTTTGAAATCGATTATAGCTGGAGTGGGATTATGGGTGTTGGTCACCAAAAGAAACCCATTGTAAAACAAGTGTCTAGTAATGTAGCATGTGGAGTACGACTGGGCGGTATGGGCATTGCCATTGGCAGCACAATTGGTAAGAAGTTGGCTAATTTGATGAACTAA
- the accC gene encoding acetyl-CoA carboxylase biotin carboxylase subunit, producing the protein MFKKILIANRGEIALRVIRTCKEMGIKTVAVYSKADEESLHVRFADEAVCIGPAASSESYLKIPNIIAAAEITNADAIHPGYGFLSENSKFSRICAEHDIKFIGASGDQIDKMGDKATAKETMKEAGVPCVPGSEGLLKDVADAKKIAKKMGYPVMIKATAGGGGKGMRAVMSEDKMEELFDSAVNEATAAFGNGGMYMEKLIEEPRHIEIQIVGDQFGKACHLSERDCSIQRRHQKLTEETPSPFMTDKLREAMGEAAVKAAEYIKYEGAGTIEFLVDKHRKFYFMEMNTRIQVEHPITEQVIDYDLIREQILVAAGVPISGKNYLPKLHSIECRINAEDPYNNFRPSPGKITTLHTPGGHGVRMDTHVYSGYSIPPNYDSMIAKLITTAQTREEAINKMKRALDEFVIEGIKTTIPFHRQLMDHPDYLAGNYTTAFMNDWKMNPPKED; encoded by the coding sequence ATGTTTAAAAAAATACTGATTGCCAATAGGGGAGAAATCGCATTGCGTGTTATTCGTACCTGTAAAGAAATGGGTATTAAAACGGTAGCTGTATATAGTAAGGCAGATGAAGAAAGTTTACATGTGCGTTTTGCAGATGAAGCTGTATGTATTGGTCCTGCTGCTAGTAGCGAATCCTATTTAAAGATCCCTAATATAATTGCAGCTGCAGAGATTACAAATGCAGATGCTATTCACCCAGGTTATGGTTTTCTTTCAGAAAACTCAAAGTTCTCACGTATATGTGCTGAGCATGATATAAAATTTATTGGAGCCTCTGGTGATCAAATAGACAAAATGGGAGATAAGGCTACGGCCAAAGAAACCATGAAAGAAGCTGGTGTGCCTTGTGTACCTGGTTCAGAAGGTCTATTGAAAGATGTTGCAGATGCCAAGAAGATAGCCAAGAAAATGGGCTATCCTGTAATGATCAAAGCTACTGCTGGTGGTGGAGGTAAAGGTATGCGCGCCGTAATGTCTGAAGACAAAATGGAAGAGCTTTTCGATAGCGCCGTAAACGAAGCAACCGCTGCTTTTGGTAATGGTGGTATGTACATGGAAAAGTTGATCGAAGAGCCACGTCATATTGAAATTCAAATTGTTGGTGATCAATTCGGTAAAGCGTGTCACCTATCAGAAAGAGATTGTTCTATACAACGTCGTCACCAAAAGTTGACAGAGGAAACTCCGTCACCTTTCATGACAGATAAGTTAAGAGAAGCAATGGGTGAGGCTGCGGTTAAGGCTGCAGAATACATAAAATATGAAGGTGCGGGTACCATAGAATTTTTGGTAGATAAGCACCGTAAGTTCTATTTTATGGAGATGAATACCCGTATTCAAGTAGAGCACCCAATTACAGAGCAGGTTATTGATTATGATTTAATTCGTGAGCAAATTCTTGTAGCTGCAGGTGTGCCGATTTCAGGTAAAAACTACCTTCCAAAATTACATTCTATAGAGTGTAGAATTAATGCGGAAGACCCATATAATAATTTTAGACCATCGCCAGGTAAGATTACAACCTTACATACACCAGGTGGTCATGGGGTAAGAATGGATACGCACGTATATAGTGGGTATAGCATTCCTCCAAATTACGATTCAATGATCGCTAAGTTGATTACTACTGCCCAAACTAGGGAAGAGGCAATCAATAAAATGAAGCGAGCTTTAGATGAGTTTGTAATTGAAGGAATTAAGACAACCATTCCTTTTCACAGGCAGTTAATGGATCATCCAGATTATTTGGCTGGTAACTACACAACGGCCTTTATGAATGATTGGAAAATGAATCCACCTAAAGAAGATTAA
- the accB gene encoding acetyl-CoA carboxylase biotin carboxyl carrier protein, whose amino-acid sequence MDIKEIQSLIKFVAKSGASEVKLETDDIKITIRTGSLSANSEPTYVHTMPMAQQAMPAAAPAPVEVQAAAGATEAEKQKAEDDKYITIKSPIIGTFYRKPSPDKPVFVEVGQTIGVGDVLCVIEAMKLFNDIESEVSGTIVKILVDDSSPVEFDQPLFLVDPS is encoded by the coding sequence ATGGATATTAAAGAAATTCAAAGCCTTATCAAGTTTGTTGCCAAGTCTGGCGCTAGCGAGGTAAAACTGGAAACGGATGATATTAAGATCACCATTCGTACCGGAAGCTTATCAGCTAATTCTGAGCCAACGTATGTGCATACAATGCCTATGGCTCAACAAGCTATGCCAGCAGCAGCCCCTGCACCAGTAGAAGTTCAAGCGGCAGCCGGAGCTACAGAAGCTGAAAAGCAGAAAGCTGAAGATGATAAATACATCACTATAAAGTCTCCGATCATTGGTACTTTTTATAGAAAACCTTCTCCTGACAAACCTGTTTTTGTTGAGGTAGGACAAACTATTGGTGTTGGAGATGTACTATGTGTAATTGAAGCAATGAAATTGTTCAACGACATCGAATCTGAAGTTTCTGGTACAATCGTTAAGATATTAGTAGATGATTCTTCACCAGTAGAGTTTGATCAACCATTATTTTTGGTAGATCCGTCTTAA
- a CDS encoding beta-ketoacyl-ACP synthase III, giving the protein MTKITAAITAVGGYVPQFVMTNKMLEDLVETNDEWITTRTGIKERRVLKKEEGEGTSYLAIKAAQDLMEKKGLDASEIDLVIVATATPDSMVASTAAFVASEIGAVNAFAYDLLAACSSFLFGMSTVAGHIETGRYKKVLLIGADKMSSIIDYTDRTTCIIFGDGAGAVLFEPNTEGLGLQDEYLRADGSGRQFLGMEGGGSIMPATIESVTNKKHYIFQEGKTVFKFAVSNMADVAAKIMDRNNLTEEDVDWLVPHQANKRIIDATAKRMGVDESKVLMNIQRYGNTTSATLPLLLFDYEKQLKKGDNLVFAAFGGGFTWGSIYLKWAY; this is encoded by the coding sequence ATGACCAAAATTACAGCAGCTATTACCGCGGTAGGAGGCTACGTTCCCCAGTTTGTAATGACCAACAAAATGCTTGAAGATTTGGTTGAAACCAATGACGAATGGATTACTACCAGAACGGGCATTAAAGAAAGAAGGGTACTAAAGAAGGAAGAAGGAGAAGGTACGTCGTATTTAGCCATTAAAGCGGCACAAGACCTAATGGAGAAGAAGGGGCTAGATGCTTCAGAAATAGACCTTGTTATAGTTGCTACGGCAACACCCGATAGTATGGTAGCTTCTACAGCTGCTTTTGTTGCTTCAGAAATTGGAGCAGTTAATGCCTTTGCTTACGATCTATTAGCTGCATGTTCCAGTTTTCTTTTTGGCATGTCAACAGTTGCCGGTCATATAGAAACCGGTAGATATAAAAAAGTACTACTTATAGGGGCAGATAAAATGTCTTCTATTATTGATTATACCGATCGTACCACATGTATCATTTTTGGAGATGGTGCCGGTGCCGTACTCTTTGAGCCAAATACAGAAGGTCTTGGTCTACAAGATGAGTATTTGAGAGCAGATGGTAGCGGGAGACAATTTTTGGGCATGGAAGGTGGCGGATCTATAATGCCAGCTACTATAGAAAGTGTGACCAATAAAAAACACTACATTTTTCAAGAAGGTAAAACGGTGTTCAAATTTGCGGTATCTAATATGGCAGATGTAGCAGCGAAGATCATGGATAGAAATAATCTTACAGAAGAGGATGTAGACTGGCTAGTGCCGCATCAAGCGAATAAGCGTATAATTGATGCCACCGCTAAAAGAATGGGTGTAGACGAATCAAAAGTGTTGATGAATATTCAACGCTACGGTAACACCACTTCTGCAACCTTACCATTATTATTATTCGATTACGAAAAACAGCTTAAAAAAGGAGATAACCTGGTATTTGCTGCCTTTGGCGGTGGTTTTACATGGGGTTCTATCTATTTGAAATGGGCTTATTAA
- the rpmF gene encoding 50S ribosomal protein L32 encodes MAHPKRKISKTRRDKRRTHYKAVAPTLATDSTTGETHLFHRAHWHEGKLHYRGQVLVDKTEEAEA; translated from the coding sequence ATGGCACATCCTAAGAGAAAAATTTCCAAAACAAGGAGAGACAAAAGAAGAACACATTATAAGGCAGTAGCTCCTACTTTGGCTACAGATTCTACAACTGGCGAGACTCACCTATTTCACAGAGCTCACTGGCACGAAGGAAAATTACATTATAGAGGTCAAGTTTTGGTTGACAAAACCGAAGAAGCAGAAGCTTAA